In Necator americanus strain Aroian chromosome IV, whole genome shotgun sequence, the following proteins share a genomic window:
- a CDS encoding hypothetical protein (NECATOR_CHRIV.G15804.T1) has product MPFNRGSIATKAARNTCAVFGNGAIADRITRDWIPLSQKRQGNILGTIWMYNCSWIDIYHIRVWGVAKRTPCGDYKVQQLSLLISKEAEES; this is encoded by the exons ATGCCTTTTAATCGAGGTTCTATCGCCACAAAAGCTGCTCGCAACACTTGTGCTGTGTTTGGAAATGGTGCCATAGCTGATAGAATCACTCGTGATTG GATACCGTTGTCACAAAAACGTCAAG GTAATATTTTGGGCACTATATGGATGTATAATTGTTCATGGATTGATATTTATCACATTCGAG TATGGGGCGTGGCAAAGAGAACACCTTGTGGCGACTATAAAGTGCAACAACTGTCGCTTCTGATCTCGAAGGAAGCAGAAGAGAGTTGA
- a CDS encoding hypothetical protein (NECATOR_CHRIV.G15805.T1) → MWIFSRPRTGIRVDGQPIKLVDEFCYLGFTLKSKCSYEKDIQQRCVKATSTFNSLTKCLWSIPITNKVKSGVYLSATRPIMMHGWEVLAAVSTVMERLDCTE, encoded by the coding sequence atgtggatcttttCGAGGCCTCGAacaggaatcagggtggacggacaaccgataaaactcgtcgatgagttctgttacctgggctttACGCTGAAGAGCAAatgcagctacgagaaagatattcagcaaagatgcgtcAAGGCCACTTCcacatttaactccttaacgaaatgcctgtggtcgatcCCCATTACCAACAAAGTCAAGTCGGGAGTCTACTTATCTGCAACTCGTCCCATCATGATGCACGGATGGGAAGTTTTGGCAGCAgtatctacggtgatggagaggcttgattgcacggaatgA
- a CDS encoding hypothetical protein (NECATOR_CHRIV.G15807.T1): MSKIPSQQVVIVGIDANAKMGLEQQSDVLGKWYYAAERTSENGDRLVDLCEQTGLIIASTFKRNHRRHQLMWQGSTLLTPGEQRKRKMRTLKLQLNYVLARNIPQSDIRKSRAIWDVGFDPDHRPFLLSFKIRFHKRNRGVPLQLKIDIAGLKDNECRRKFRQRVSIHVGVRTRRKLSDADSFSKCIQNSARETLPVLLPRKNVAHSTGDFNQEKRLRRKLRRQLQQDRDNEWTSRAMEFEKAWEDRNPRKAYALLKPYSDKVKRCSHVLNTANGVAVGEATLPIWKEHFKTLLNRLAPSAPELEHVHRPTCAVNEEPPTESEVLACIQKMRNLKSGGDDGVSAEMLKCLPPSGIREMTKIIRSI, encoded by the exons atgtctaaaataccaagccagcaggtggtcattgtcggaatcgacgcaaatgcgaagatgggactcgaacagcaatccgatgtgctaggaaaatggtactatgcagcggagcgcacgtcggaaaacggtgaccgtctggtcgacttgtgcgaacagacgggcctcatcatcgcttccacgtttaagaggaatcatcgacgccatcagctcatgtggcaggggtcaacccttttaacgcctggagagcagcgcaagcggaagatgaggactcttaaacttcagctcaactacgttctggcgaggaacattcctcagtcagatatcagaaaatctagagctatTTGGGACGTCGGGTTCGACCCTGATcaccgtccatttcttctcagcttcaagatacggttccacaagagaaaccgaggagttcctcttcaactgaaaatcgacatagcaggtctgaaagacaatgaatgcagaagaaaattccgccaacgtgtgtctattcatgttggagtacggaccaggaggaagcttagcgatgcggattccttctcaaagtgcatccagaactctgcaagggaaacgctcccggttctattgccgcggaaaaa TGTCGCGCACagcactggtgacttcaaccaggaaaagcgtcttagaaggaagctgcgtcgtcaactgcaacaagaccgcgataacgagtggacgtcaagagcgatggaatttgagaaggcgtgggaggacaggaacccgcgaaaagcctacgctctactaaaacCGTATAGCGACAaagtgaaaagatgttcccatgtcctcaacactgctaatggggtagctgtcggtgaagcaacccttccaatttggaaggaacacttcaagaccttgctgaaccggctagcaccgtcagctcctgaactcgaacacgttcatagaccgacatgtgcggttaacgaggagccaccgaccgagtcggaggtcctggcctgtattcagaaaatgaggaatttaaaatctggtggagacgacggggttagcgcagaaatgctgaaatgtcttcctccgtctgggattcgtgagatgacaaagatcatccgttcaatatga
- a CDS encoding hypothetical protein (NECATOR_CHRIV.G15806.T1), translating to MNAEENSANVCLFMLEYGPGGSLAMRIPSQSASRTLQGKRSRFYCRGKSLPLHLRKQNPFFCILKFCSVAHSTGDFNQEKRLRRKLRRQLQQDRDNEWTSRAMEFEKAWEDRNPRKAYALLKPYSDKVKRCSHVLNTANGVAVGEATLPIWKEHFKTLLNRLAPSAPELEHVHRPTCAVNEEPPTESEVLACIQKMRNLKSGGDDGVSAEMLKCLPPSGIREMTKIIRSI from the coding sequence atgaatgcagaagaaaattccgccaacgtgtgtctattcatgttggagtacggaccaggaggaagcttagcgatgcggattccttctcaaagtgcatccagaactctgcaagggaaacgctcccggttctattgccgcggaaaaagtttgcctttgcatctgcggaaacaaaatccattcTTCTGTATTCTGAAATTCTGTAGTGTCGCGCACagcactggtgacttcaaccaggaaaagcgtcttagaaggaagctgcgtcgtcaactgcaacaagaccgcgataacgagtggacgtcaagagcgatggaatttgagaaggcgtgggaggacaggaacccgcgaaaagcctacgctctactaaaacCGTATAGCGACAaagtgaaaagatgttcccatgtcctcaacactgctaatggggtagctgtcggtgaagcaacccttccaatttggaaggaacacttcaagaccttgctgaaccggctagcaccgtcagctcctgaactcgaacacgttcatagaccgacatgtgcggttaacgaggagccaccgaccgagtcggaggtcctggcctgtattcagaaaatgaggaatttaaaatctggtggagacgacggggttagcgcagaaatgctgaaatgtcttcctccgtctgggattcgtgagatgacaaagatcatccgttcaatatga
- a CDS encoding hypothetical protein (NECATOR_CHRIV.G15808.T1) translates to MQAVFELLVEHRDTSDLHGFSIRQIMTLLDECLKCSIFRWAGNYYRQVRGLAMGQRLAPTLAIAFMSKIEQPILERKPFLYCRYIDDCCIICPTQDEMDTCFDLLNQQSPYIRFTREKPKENWLSFLNVEIQWSNGEWKTRWFRKPSNKNILVHCLSAHPWKTKKSVVKNMFRTAVRVTSDVQERIDAINLAQRIANSNGYIGNVARRPDLGAQQEYATLVESNKINFCLPFITDDLSKAIRPSLVKCGLEDQVRVLEIPPTNLKKQLVRNRMYDRFCLTPDCVICPFGKEGDCMVSGVVYLISCKTCGDQYIG, encoded by the coding sequence ATGCAAGCTGTGTTCGAGCTACTCGTAGAACATCGGGACACCTCAGACTTGCACGGGTTTTCCATAAGGCAAATTATGACGCTCCTGGATGAATGCTTAAAGTGCTCCATTTTTCGTTGGGCCGGCAACTATTATAGACAGGTCAGGGGAttggccatgggacaaagactagctcccacactagccattgcattcatgtccaaaatagaacaacccatTCTGGAACGGAAACCTTTCCTATATTGCCGTTATATTGAtgactgttgcattatatgcCCCACTCAAGACGAGATGGACACTTGTTTCGATCTTCTAAACCAACAGTCCCCTTACATacggttcacaagggagaaacccaaagaaaattggctgtccttcctcaatgtagaaatacagtggtccaatggtgaatggaagacacgatggttccgaaaacctagcaacaaaaacattctagttcattgtctttccgctcacccttggaaaactaagaaatctgtggttaaaaacatgtttaggacagccgtaagggtcacatcagatgtccaggagcggatcgatgcgatcaacctagcgcaacgcatcgcgaattctaacggttacattggtaatgtagcacgtaggccagatcttggtgcgcagcaagaatatgccacactggttgagtcgaataagatcaatttctgcctgcccttcataaccgacgacctgagtaaagctatacggcctagtctggtgaaatgcggtcttgaggaccaagtgagagttttggaaatacctccaacaaatctcaaaaaacaactagttcgaaacagaatgtacgaccgcttctgtctcactccagactgtgtaatatgcccattcgggaaggaaggagactgcatggtctctggtgtagtctatctgatttcgtgcaaaacatgtggggaccaatacattggctaa
- a CDS encoding hypothetical protein (NECATOR_CHRIV.G15808.T2) yields the protein MGQRLAPTLAIAFMSKIEQPILERKPFLYCRYIDDCCIICPTQDEMDTCFDLLNQQSPYIRFTREKPKENWLSFLNVEIQWSNGEWKTRWFRKPSNKNILVHCLSAHPWKTKKSVVKNMFRTAVRVTSDVQERIDAINLAQRIANSNGYIGNVARRPDLGAQQEYATLVESNKINFCLPFITDDLSKAIRPSLVKCGLEDQVRVLEIPPTNLKKQLVRNRMYDRFCLTPDCVICPFGKEGDCMVSGVVYLISCKTCGDQYIG from the coding sequence atgggacaaagactagctcccacactagccattgcattcatgtccaaaatagaacaacccatTCTGGAACGGAAACCTTTCCTATATTGCCGTTATATTGAtgactgttgcattatatgcCCCACTCAAGACGAGATGGACACTTGTTTCGATCTTCTAAACCAACAGTCCCCTTACATacggttcacaagggagaaacccaaagaaaattggctgtccttcctcaatgtagaaatacagtggtccaatggtgaatggaagacacgatggttccgaaaacctagcaacaaaaacattctagttcattgtctttccgctcacccttggaaaactaagaaatctgtggttaaaaacatgtttaggacagccgtaagggtcacatcagatgtccaggagcggatcgatgcgatcaacctagcgcaacgcatcgcgaattctaacggttacattggtaatgtagcacgtaggccagatcttggtgcgcagcaagaatatgccacactggttgagtcgaataagatcaatttctgcctgcccttcataaccgacgacctgagtaaagctatacggcctagtctggtgaaatgcggtcttgaggaccaagtgagagttttggaaatacctccaacaaatctcaaaaaacaactagttcgaaacagaatgtacgaccgcttctgtctcactccagactgtgtaatatgcccattcgggaaggaaggagactgcatggtctctggtgtagtctatctgatttcgtgcaaaacatgtggggaccaatacattggctaa